From the genome of Scytonema hofmannii PCC 7110, one region includes:
- a CDS encoding ArsR/SmtB family transcription factor, with the protein MQPSSPTIPDLVVSGFHALSEPLRVSILELLRDNEFCVCDLCEALGVTQSKLSFHLKTLKEAGLVRSRQEGRWIYYSLNLPQFVVLEQYLSEFRRFSQILPTRACNELS; encoded by the coding sequence ATGCAACCCTCTTCTCCTACGATTCCCGATTTAGTTGTTTCTGGATTCCATGCCCTTTCCGAGCCGCTACGAGTTAGTATATTGGAACTCCTTCGAGACAACGAATTTTGTGTATGTGACTTATGCGAAGCGTTAGGGGTAACCCAATCAAAATTGTCTTTTCACCTCAAAACCCTCAAAGAAGCAGGTTTAGTCCGTTCGCGTCAGGAAGGACGCTGGATTTATTACAGCCTTAATCTACCTCAATTTGTTGTCCTTGAGCAGTACTTATCAGAGTTCCGCCGCTTCAGCCAGATCTTGCCTACTCGTGCCTGTAACGAGTTATCCTAA
- the infC gene encoding translation initiation factor IF-3 codes for MNSQIKSPQVFLIDHENNNRGLSDTREALELAQSVDLDLVVVSEGKEAPVAKILNYGKLQYQKKKRQSQSARPILKEVRLRPNVGVADYNLRINQAIEWLSKGDSVKFVIRLRGREHQNRGHAGELLDRIVTNLSSVGKVQSLDKRSLIVQVIPA; via the coding sequence ATTAACTCACAAATCAAGTCACCTCAAGTCTTCTTGATTGACCATGAGAATAACAATCGTGGGCTGAGCGACACCCGTGAGGCTCTAGAGCTAGCCCAGAGCGTAGATCTTGACCTAGTTGTCGTCTCCGAAGGCAAAGAGGCCCCAGTGGCGAAGATTCTCAACTATGGCAAGCTTCAGTATCAAAAGAAAAAACGTCAGAGCCAGAGTGCTAGACCGATACTTAAGGAAGTTCGGCTGCGTCCAAATGTGGGTGTGGCTGATTACAATTTACGCATCAATCAAGCCATTGAGTGGTTGAGTAAAGGCGATTCAGTAAAGTTTGTCATTCGTTTGCGAGGTCGAGAACATCAAAATCGCGGTCATGCTGGAGAACTGCTAGACCGCATTGTAACTAATCTAAGTTCAGTGGGTAAAGTCCAGTCGCTTGATAAACGCTCACTTATTGTTCAAGTGATTCCTGCCTAA
- a CDS encoding DUF7219 family protein — translation MTQTQLKDLNNFLYSRRRYYGQVKPENLVFNANLQEFAQKVTYITCLKTGGKLAPEEAYKQIETLWEQLERRKYELVVGINSENDVSIGG, via the coding sequence ATGACACAGACTCAATTGAAAGACTTGAACAACTTCCTTTACTCTCGCCGTCGTTACTACGGTCAAGTTAAACCAGAGAATTTAGTCTTTAATGCTAACCTCCAAGAATTTGCACAGAAGGTTACATACATTACTTGTTTAAAAACTGGGGGAAAATTAGCTCCTGAAGAAGCTTACAAGCAGATTGAGACACTCTGGGAACAGTTGGAACGCCGCAAATACGAGTTGGTTGTTGGTATAAATTCAGAGAATGATGTAAGTATTGGTGGTTGA